ACCGCATTGTTGACTTGGCTGGAAAGCCCGCTCAGTCAACCGCCCCAGGCAATCGTCGACTCGAGCAACGGGCGCGTGGCGAAGTTCGATGTCATCAATACCTCCGGTGACTCTCCACCCGAAGACGCTCTCAAGGCCGGGATGGTCGACTTGGCGGCCTTCATCGACGATGGGGCACCGCCGACAATCCGCTTACGAAGTTTGAAAGGAAACAACGTCAGCGAAGCTGCCGCGAGGATTGTGACCGAGAGATTGCATTGGCTGCGTTTGTCGTACGCCGAGGCGGCCGCGAGTAAACAACAAAACTACCTACCACCGCCAAGGATAGACCTTGGCAATGTCGGTGACGCCGAAGCCCCATCGATGTTAGGTACGATCGTTCCGTTAGTCTTGGTCTTGATGACGATCACCGGTGCGGTCTATCCGGCGATCGATTTAACCGCCGGGGAACGAGAACGTGGGACGATGGAGTCGTTAATGGCGTCGCCGGTGCCGCGGACGTTTATTCTGTTCTCCAAGTACGTCGCCGTGGTTACGGTCGCCTTGTTAACCGCGATCGCAAACATGCTAGCGATGTTCACCACACTATGGATCGGTGGCTTGTTGCCATTGATTACGGGGGGCGAACAAGGGTTTCCATGGCTGGAAATCGTGCAAATCTTGCTGCTCCTCGTGCTCTTTAGTGCGTTCTTTTCCGCCGTGCTATTGTCGCTGACCAGCTTCGCACGTTCGTTTAAGGAAGCTCAGGCGTACCTCATTCCAATCATGTTGCTCTCGCTTACACCGGGAATGCTGTCGTTGCTCCCAGGGGTGACATTATCTGGACCGCTCGCAATCGCGCCGCTGATCAATATCGTTTTACTGGCCCGCGAAGTTTTGCAGGGCACCGCGTCGGCATTACCCGCGGTTGTCACCATCTTTAGTACCATCGGTTACGCGGGAGCCGCCGTCGCCGTTGCTTCGATGTGTTTTGGCGTCGATGCGGTCAGTCGGACCAGCGGTCAAACATTCGCGTCGATGCTGCATCGGCCCAAAAAGCACTCGCCTAGTCCTTCGCCTCAAACCGCGGCGATGACGTTGGCGTTGTTGGTGCCTGCCTATTACATCATCAGCAATTCATTGATGCGGATCGTCCCCGGTTTGGACATCGGTATTGTGCTGGTGCTCAGTGCGGTGACGTTGATCCTGGTGTTCGGGCTGATCCCGTTGCTCGCGGCGAAGTTCACAAAATCGGCGTTGTCCACGACATACCAATTGACGATGCCAAACTGGATTAGCTTCGTCGGTGCGCTGCTAATCGGGATGGGAGCTTGGGTGTTTGCACATGAGTTGTTCGTACTAGCTCAGCAGCTTGGTATCGGAATTTTGGATGAAGAGAAAATTGCGAAGACTCAAAAAACGGTCGAGAATTTCAAGCTCGCACCGGCTTGGTTGTTGATCGCATGCCTAGCGCTCACTCCTGCGGTGATCGAGGAATTCTGCTTCCGTGGGTTTCTGTTTACATCGCTACGCAACATTCTTTCACCTTGGAGAACGATTTTTGCAACGGCGGTGCTGTTTGGATTGTTCCATGTGATCACCGGAAACACGCTCCTGGTTGAACGTTTTCTTCCCACAACCCTGTTGGGAATTATCCTCGGTTGGCTTGCCTTCCGGACCGGCAGTGTCTGGCCCGGTGTCCTGATGCACTTTACCCACAATGCGCTGCTGGAATTGGTTGCCAAATACCAGGACCAGTTGACGTTCCTTGGCGATGGATCTGCCGATCAATGGCATCTGCCGATGACGTGGTTGGCAAGCCTATCGCTTGTCACCCTTGCCGGCCTAGCGACGGTCTGGTTTGGATCTCGAAGCGTGACCATCGATCCATCCCAGACGCCGAAACCTGTCGGACAAGCTGCCGCTTAGTGCCGCGTCTAAATTCAATCCTATGGTGATTGCTCAGGATCCGAGGCTGTCTCATATCGGCGATTGAATCGGAACGAAACGTCCGGTTCGGGCAATGAACCGGTTTATTAATGCCGGCCCCACGAAGCGCCCCGTGAGACGCTAGGGAATGGATGCAGGCCGCCAGTATTACGCTTATACTGTCGCCATGCGCCCTCCCACCTTGCTGACCATCGCATGCCTCCTGGCGTGCGGTCCCGCCTTTGCCAGTCCCCAGGAATCGCAGCGAGAAGCTGAATTCTTGAATCAATACTGCGCCGATTGCCACAGTGGCGACGGGGCCGAAGCCGATTTTCGTGTTGACGACCTCGTTGAAGACCCGGAGTCTCATTCCAAGTTGACTTGGATGACCGTTTGGCGAATCGTCGAAGAGAAGACGATGCCGCCGGAAGACGCCGAACAGCCCGATGATGAAGCGCGGCAGCGATTTCTTGGTGACTTGGTTCATTCACACCAATTAGAGATCCATGCGGACTCGACAGACCACTGGTCATTTCACCCGATCACGGTCAAGCCAGCGTCATCAGAACAAGGCATCGACTTGACAACCGCCATTGACCAGGCGATTGAAGTCAAATTGAACGAAAATGGTTTATCGCGTTCACCGGTCGCCGACCGGCGAACGCTGATTCGAAGGGCTACGTTGGACTTGACTGGTTTGCCGCCGACGATCGAATCGGTGAATACATTCGTCAGCGACCGCCGACCAGACGACGAAGCCTTCGGCACGGTCATCGAACGTCTGCTCGCATCCGATGCGTACGGCGAACGTTGGGCACAGCATTGGCTGGATGTCATACGCTGGGCCGAAACCGTCGGATTTGAGACCAATGCCGAACGCCGCAACGCGTATCACTATCGCGATTGGGTCATCCAGGCTTTCAACGACGACATGCCTTACGACGAATTCATTCGTCATCAAATTGTCGGAGACGTCACCGGGCAGGATGCGGCACTTGGTTTTTTGGTTGCCGGACCGGCGAACTTGCCAGGCCAAGTCGGTCGCGATATCGAAGCGATGCGGCAAGCGCGACAGGATGAACTTGACGAAGTCATTCGAACGGTCAGCCAGAGTTTCTTCGGTTTAACGATTGGTTGTGCTCGCTGCCATGATCACAAGTTTGATCCGATCAGCCAGCGTGATTACTACTCGATGCAAGCCATCTTCGCAGGACTCTCGTACGGAGATCGTAGACTACGCGGAGCATTGAACGACGATTGGGCCACGCGAGTTCCGGCGATCGATCGGGAACTCGCATTGCTTACCGACGAGCTTGAAGCCTTCCGAGTCGATCATCAACTGCGACACCCCGTTACCGGAGTCACGACAGAGGCGTTCGCCCCAATCGATGCCGCTGCGATGCGTATGACGATAACGCAAACGACCAACGGGACTGCGTCGCTATACGAATTGGAAGCTTTCACCGTGCGAAGCGGAACTGAAGACGCGACCAACGTTGCGCTCGCAAAATCCGGTGCCCAGTCATCGGCGTCAAGTTATGCGCTCGCCAACCAGACACGACACCACGAGAATGCAATCGACGGTTCAATCGATAAACGCCAAGCGTTTCCCTGGGTCGCCGCCAAATCCGGTGAGGCATGGATTCAGGTCGACTTCGCACGGCCCACGAAAATTGATCGTGTCGTCTGGCATGCCGGTCAATCAACTCCGGTCGAATACACGATCGAGATCCTCCGCCCGAGCGATCAAGAATGGGTGACCGTTGCCGACTCTCGTGATCGCCTTCCGATCATAGCCGACCGGCGGCAACCCGATCGAATTTCCCTTGCCGGCGTCCCCACTGATCAAGTTCAAACGCTTGTCGATCTACTAAGCAAAATACGATCGCTTCAAAGTCAGCGGTCACGTTTTGCAAATGGGCCGCAGACATACGCTGCGAGATTTGATGACTCCCCCGAACCTACTTTTTTATTGTTACGTGGTGATCCGATGCGGCGAGCCGATCAGGTATCACCGTTGCCGCCGAAAGCCTTGCTGACAGAGATCCCCAAAGGCGACGCGGGTCTGCCTAACGACGACGCCGAGGTGACGGCCGAAGTGGGGCGACGCTTGACCTTAGTCAATCACCTGACAGACCCCGAGCATCCGCTGACGGCACGCGTCATTGTGAACCGCGTTTGGCAACATCATTTCGGCGTCGGATTGGTGCAGACGGCATCGGATCTTGGAAAGATGGGCGCCGAACCCTCACACCCAGTCCTGCTGGATCGATTGGCGGCGGAGTTGATTGATCATCAGTGGTCCCTAAAGTGGCTGCATCGACAGATCATGATGTCGAAAACATATCGCCAAGACAGCTTACCACGCGACGACGCAATCGCGATCGATGCCGAATCACGCCTGCTTTGGCGCTTCCCGCCTCGCCGAATCGACGCAGAAACGATTCGCGATTCGATGTTGATGATCAGTGGAAAACTGAACCGAACGAAAGGCGGTAAAGGATTTGATTTCTTCAACCGTCGCGGCGGACTTTCAGATTATCACCCCAAGGAAACGTTTGACGAAAGCGGTTGGCGAAGGATGATCTATGCGCACAAAATTCGAATGCAGTCGATCGACATTTTCGGGTCGTTCGATTGCCCCGATGCCGGACAAATGACGCCACGTCGAAACGAGTCGGTAACACCATTGCAAGCGTTGGGGCTGTTCAACAGCAAGTTTGTGATGCGTCAAGCGGCCTACTTCGCAAGCCGACTACAACCCGATGATGTATCCGCTGAACGGTCGCTTGCCGAGGTTGTCGACGAAGCCTGGCAAATCGTTTTCAGTCGGCATCCGCAACCGGAAGAGCTTGAATTGATGGTTAAACTTGCCGATCAGCATGGAATCGAACAGGTCTGCCGGGTGCTGTTCAATTCAAGTGAGTTCTTGTACTTAAAGTAAGAGCCTATTCCAAATCGTTTTTCTCGTACGCGCTCTCAGACACATTGCATCAACAATGCCTGCGAGAGTGCAATGACGCTTGGAATGTGATCTTAATCCAGATTGTTGTTGCGATTGAAATCCCATGCATATGCAAAGTTCCCGCCGACGTTTTCTCGGTCAATCTGCCGGAGCGTTATCATCGATCGCAATGACGTCGCTTGCGGACGCAAACGGTGGATCGCCTTCGCTTGCCGCAACTCATTTTGCGCCAAAAGCCAAGCAAGTGATCGAGATCTTTTGCTCCGGTGCGATCTCGCATGTCGACACGTTCGACTACAAGCCGGAGTTGATTCGCTTGGAGGGTAAACCGATGCCCGGCCAGGAAAACTTGGTTTCGTTCCAAGGTCCCAACGGAAACCTGACCGCGCCGCTTTGGAAGTTCCGCCCTCGAGGGCAGACCGGGAAAATGATTTCGGATTTGGTTCCTCAAATCGGATCGATCGCCGATGAACTATGCTTCATTCACTCATTGACCAACAAGTCAAACACACATGGCCCGGCAGAAAACGTGATGAACACCGGGTTCACGTTTGATGGTTTCCCTAGCATGGGAGCTTGGGTTAACTTCGCATTGGGTAGTGAAAACGAGAATCTACCCGCGTTCGTTGCGATCGAAGATCCTCGTGGGATGCCGCAGTCAGGGCCAAACAACTGGGCCAGCGGTTTTCTACCCGCCGCGGTCCAGGGCACGCCGTTCAGTACAACGAAACCGATTCGGCACTTGCAGCGGCCCGATTCGGTTTCTCCTCATGCCGATCGTTCCGCACGACAAACACTGCTTCGGCTTGAGCGGGAGATGCGCCGCAAGTTCTCCGGTGATCAAACGATTGCGGCGCGGGCGGCAAGCTATGAACTGGCAGCTCGAATGCAATTGTCCGTTCCCGATGTTGTTTCACTGGATGAGGAATCGGGGCATACACGGCGGCTTTATGGGGCCGATAGCAAGAATGAAACGAAAGCTGCGTTTGCTCGAAACTGCATCCTAGCTCGTCGTCTAATCGAACGCGGAGTTCGCTTCGTCCAACTTTTTAACGGCGCTTACGCTTCGGGGGGACGAATCAACTGGGACGGACACAGTCGACTAAAGGAGCAATACGACGTCCACGGTGAAATCTTGGACCAACCCGTCGCGGGCCTCCTGAAGGACCTTAAGCAGCGGGGGATGTTGGAATCCACACTTGTGATCTTCGCGACAGAATTTGGCAGAATGCCGATGTTCCAGGCGGGAACGTTTGGCCGCGATCACAATCCAAACGGATTCACTTGCTGGCTAGCAGGAGCGGGCGTCAAACGAGGATTTAGTTACGGTGCTACCGACGATTTCGGATTCGCGGCGACCGAAGGCAAAGCGACGGTGCACGATTTTCACGCGACGATCCTGCATCTTCTCGGGCTCGACCACAAGAAGTTAACGTTTTACCACAACGGGATCCATCGCCGACTCACCGACGTCCACGGGCATGTGATTAAAGACGTCCTAGCGTAGCGTATTAGCCGTAAAACAGCCTGATCTCGGGTTGCGAACGGCTCTCTGCTTTGAAAGCCATTCGCACGGCACGCGCGTTGAACCGAGAGGGCACGCCGGCGAGCGCAAATGTGATTATGTTGGCATCGATTCGTGCTATGATGGAGTGCAATTGAGTTGCCCACCTGATTTCCCACCTCATGTTTTCGGAGCACGGCGTTGAAACGTTCTTGCGTCGCACTGGTCCTGACCAGCCTATTCCTACTCGCCGGCGATGCGTTGGCGGAGACTAAAAAAGTCGTTCTTGTCGCTGGCAAGCCTTCCCATCCGCCGGGCATGCATGAATTCAATGCCGGCGTCCAATTGATGACCAAGTGCTTGCAAGGTCAGGCCGATCTGGAGGTGGAATTCGTCTTGAATGGATGGCCGAAAGACGAATCGATCTTCGATGACGCTGATGCAGTCGTATTCTTCATGGATGGCGGCGGACGGCACGAGATTGTGCAAGAAAAGGGTCGCCGCTTGAGAATAATTCAGGGCTGGACGGAAAACGGCATGGGGCTGGGCTTCATGCATTACGGCGTTGAAGTCGTTCCGGATCAAGCCGGGAAGGAAATGCAACGTTGGATCGGCGGGCACTACGCCCACATGTTTTCCTGCAACCCGATTTGGGAACCGGGATTCACGACGTTTCCAGAGCACCCGATCGCGAACGGGGTAAAGCCATTCAAAATCAAAGACGAATGGTACTTCAATATGCGATTCCTATCCGATATCGATGGCAACGAAGCTACCGAAACCAACGGAATGACGTTCACGCCGATTCTCGTCGCGTCTCCATCTGATGATGTTCGAGACGGTCCCTATGTATACCCCAAAGGTCCGTACGAGCACATTCAAGCATCGAGCGGCCGCGCCGAAGCAATGATGTGGGCGGTCGAACGCCCCGACGGTGGCCGTGGTTTCGGTTTTACCGGAGGCCATTTCCATAACAATTGGGGGGACGAGAATTTCCGCAAAGTTGTCTTAAACGCGGTGCTTTGGATTGCCAAAGCAGACGTCCCCGTCAATGGTGTTCAATCGGACGTATCCAAAACAGACTTGGACGCAAATTTGGACCCAAAGTGATCGGCCTGGATTGCTGGTCATGTTCTTCGACGTTGCGATTGTTTGAAGCATGACCAACCTTCTGCGCCAGACAAGGATGACCTCCCCGAGCTTGCCGTGTGCCGCTCTTGGCTGCAGGGTAATTCTACAATCATTTTCCGAGCGCTAGTTCGACTTGGTTGATGACTGGGACTTCGTTACTAACGTCGCCATCGCATCGGCGAAAGCTTTTCCGATCGGAGCGAGAATGCTCGCCGACCCCATGTAGTGGTAATCACCGTTGGACACACTTTCTCGAAGACGCGTCAGCTCCTCTTCGCTGAAAGTGTTTTTGTAGAGCGATTCGATCGCTTGTAGGCTTGCTTGACGCGAAAGATCTCCCGCTTTGGTTTGCGTCTTCAACTCATCGATTCTAGGTTTGATCGTTTTCTCTTTTTGACGTAGGCGTACGACCTCTTGATCCCAGTATCGTTCTGTCAATACGGCGACGACGGTCTGATCGAACTCATTCATTTTCGCCGGTGCCGCCATTGCCTGACGGAATTCCTGATGCGTCGATCGGTATCGCTGTTGGTCTGGACCATACAATTCAGTCGGACCGCCGACCCCCAAAACTCCGATCACGACAGGTAGCTCTGGCGTTTGTAGGTCCGTGCGTACGTCACGAATGAATTGAGCAAGCAGTCGGCTGTACTCGGCATATCCGCCAGGTTGATCCCGATTCGGGTAGGTTCCACGATCAACCATATCGTTCCAACCTTGGAACCAGACAAATCCAGCCAAATCATAACCTTGCTCGGGGTCATAGTCGGGGTAGACGCGCCGAATGTCTTTCAACACGTGTTGAACATGTTCGATCATTCGTTGGTAATACTGCCCCGATGCGGCGCGTTTCGCTGTTTTGAGTTCCTCGATGTCTTTGTCTTGACGTTGAAACAGTTCCAACTGTTGCTCGTTAAACTGATATGGCTCGACACCTGGAGGCCGGAAGTCGGTATTTAGACTTTTCCCTCCCCAAGCTGTTTTGATCAACAAGATCGGTTCTTTGAGCGTCTGATGAAGGTAGATTCCGAAGGTGAATTCGGGGCCGATCTTTGGTCCCCCACGTTCGGCCCCGTAGCCGATCGTCAGTCGACCATGTTGCTCGATTTCGGAAGAGCCGATTGAAGAAATCCAAACGTCTTGGCAAACGACGGGTTCGCCATCGGCATCGAGCATCTTTTCAAGCAACGGAGCAGCTTGATCATTGAGACGCATCGCATCAAACGTCCGGACATGCGCGTGACCTTGCATGTTCGATTGGCCGGCAAGTACGAATACTTTCAGCGATTTCCGTTCTCCGGCGTGAACGGCATCGAAGAAACACAGAGCCGGCCCAACGATCGCTAACAGCATCAAGCCCCCCCGACGGATGACGTTTGCGGAGCGGTGGAATGGCGTTCGCGACATGTTGATTGATTCCCTTACGTGAACGAAAGTAGCAGCGTCGATGGACGAGAATCAATTTATACGAACCAAGCCGATCAGTGGGAGTTCGACGGCGTTCGACAACCCAGGGCCCCAGTGAATCCACCTGACATCCATCCAACCGTAATCGCTGGCTCAGAAAGTCGGTAGTAGAAATCGACGCTTAACCATTGCCCCTAAAGCGACGGCAAAGTCGCGTGCCCGGTCTTGGCTGAAGTTGGCACACGGTCCCGAAGAGTTTCCGTTCTTCTGATGGCTAGTGAGAAGCACGACAGACCGAAATTGTCGGCGAATCTGGCTGCCTAATGATTCGGCGCATGACCCGCAGTCGGATCGCTACAGATTTTGTTCAAAGATCGAATCGAATGAATCCATTTCGAGTGCGGATTGAAGCGATGTTTCCATGTATCGCTGGCGGGCTAGTTCGAGCAGCTTGGTAGGATCGGGCGGAGACTTCGATTCGACGCCGTAAACTTCGAGTTCCAAAATTACCTCGTCACGACACTTTAAAACCAATTCCGTAAACTCCTCCATGTCGATGCCGAACCGCTGTTGGAGCAAATCGCGGCATGCATTTACAGATTTACTGTTGGCGTCCCAAATCGCACCGGAAATCAGAGCACCGCCACGGACGATTTGAGCGAGCGGGCTCCTGGCGCGATCATCCAAATGGTCGCGAACACTCGAGACGATCGTATCGGGAAAGTTCCAATTTCGGAGCAGCATTCCTCCGATTTCTGCATGGTCAACGCCGTAGCAATCACGCTCTGCGATCGGGAGCTCGAGTCCCACATGCTGCTGATAGAACGCCAAATACCATTCACCTTCTGCCTGAGCAAGCAATAGCGTGCCGACGTGGGCGAGCAGTCCGGTTGTGTATGCGTCTTGGGCATCGACTTCGGAAAACCGCTTACTCAACTGGAAGGAGGCTGACGCAACGGTCAAAGCGCGACGCCAAAAATCATTGTACAGCACACGTGCCGAACCGTGCGAAAACGCATGCGTGATACTGAACGTCATCGCGATCAACCGCATGCTACGCTGGCCCAGCAACGTGACGGCCTGATTGAGGTTTGTCACCGGTGCGGTCAGTCCGAACCGCGGTGAGTTCACCAAACGCATCACCCGACTTGCCATCGCCGGATCCGTCCGGATGCACTCGACAATTTCCATCGTCGTGCAGTCTTCTTGTTGAGTCAGTTGCAGCAGCGATTGTGCAACTTCGGGGGGAGTATGAAGAAGGTCCGGACGCTGGATAAGACGCTCAATCCGCTGAATCGTTTTTTCGTTCGTCATGCTCAATTCCGTTTCCCACCGATGTCTTCCGACATCCAACTAAACGTTTGTCTTGGGAAACCTACGTCGCAATCACTCAACGAACCGGCTCGCGAGGGAATCTCCGATGCGAATTCAAAGTCGGAAAACCCTCGCTCCGTTAACGATGGTCCAAATGGCACACCGTCGGCGGCGTTGACTGCAGAAAGTCAACCTTCGTTCGGGTCAGGATTAAACGGATCCCGCGGAGGTCTCGCCCAAATCCAATCACTGAACTTGGTCCCGCAGCGCATACATCGCCAGCGGATCCGAAGCAACGGCAGATGGATGAGTTGCTTGAACCAACGAGAGCGAAAACACTCCGACGGACGGTTTTGACAGCGAGGACAATGAACCATTGCTTTACCCACGAGTTGACAGAGTCACCCCCCAGGATAGGTTGCCAAAATCATCTGTGAAAGAGTTTGGCACCAGTATCCGATGGAAACAACAGAATCTCAGACCAGCGAAACGATCACCAATCGAGATCACTTCGGGACGCCAGTCGGCGACTAATTTTTCCGTCGTCTCCCGTCAGCGAGTCGAGCCATCCGAGGATACCGGCCAATGAAATTTGCTGCCCTTCGTGAATCAGCAACGGCGCATCAGTGCCGCCGACAAACGTTGAGACGTGCTCTCGTGACGATTCCGGCATTTGGCTTAGCAGTTCATTCTTCTCGTGCTCATCACGACAAATCAAATACATCCGCTGCTTCCCGCCACATTCCATCAACGTCGGGCGAACGACGTCAATCGCTGCCTCCACCGACATGACATTGGGAACGGAACTTCCCGTCCAAGTCTGGGTCTTGTCCATTCCGCTGGTGTCCGACGCGGCGGCTTGGTTGGGTAACATCGATGTCGTCGTCTCACAAGACGGGCCGAAATCGCGATCCTGAGTTGTGTCCGTCGATTCTTTGATGCATTGCCGAGTGATATCTGAAGATTCCAGTTTGAGTTCGGCGACCCAATTTTCAATCGCCGTCGAATTCGGAGCTTCGATCACCGTGAAGAGATGAGAGGCGACACAATTTTCATGCAGCCTTAGCAGAACCGTTTTCCGAGGCGATTCGGGTGGGCTATTCGGATCATCCCAGGGATTGGGTTGGCCATCGAGTTCCTTCGAGAGCGTCTGAATGCCTTGTACGACCCTAGCAGACGCATCGGAGTAAATTTCGACAAGCTCGGTCAGTCCGGTCCCGATTTCATTGACGATGTCAATCGCAACAAGGCGTGCTTTTCGAG
Above is a genomic segment from Roseiconus lacunae containing:
- a CDS encoding DUF1501 domain-containing protein, translating into MHMQSSRRRFLGQSAGALSSIAMTSLADANGGSPSLAATHFAPKAKQVIEIFCSGAISHVDTFDYKPELIRLEGKPMPGQENLVSFQGPNGNLTAPLWKFRPRGQTGKMISDLVPQIGSIADELCFIHSLTNKSNTHGPAENVMNTGFTFDGFPSMGAWVNFALGSENENLPAFVAIEDPRGMPQSGPNNWASGFLPAAVQGTPFSTTKPIRHLQRPDSVSPHADRSARQTLLRLEREMRRKFSGDQTIAARAASYELAARMQLSVPDVVSLDEESGHTRRLYGADSKNETKAAFARNCILARRLIERGVRFVQLFNGAYASGGRINWDGHSRLKEQYDVHGEILDQPVAGLLKDLKQRGMLESTLVIFATEFGRMPMFQAGTFGRDHNPNGFTCWLAGAGVKRGFSYGATDDFGFAATEGKATVHDFHATILHLLGLDHKKLTFYHNGIHRRLTDVHGHVIKDVLA
- a CDS encoding sialate O-acetylesterase encodes the protein MSRTPFHRSANVIRRGGLMLLAIVGPALCFFDAVHAGERKSLKVFVLAGQSNMQGHAHVRTFDAMRLNDQAAPLLEKMLDADGEPVVCQDVWISSIGSSEIEQHGRLTIGYGAERGGPKIGPEFTFGIYLHQTLKEPILLIKTAWGGKSLNTDFRPPGVEPYQFNEQQLELFQRQDKDIEELKTAKRAASGQYYQRMIEHVQHVLKDIRRVYPDYDPEQGYDLAGFVWFQGWNDMVDRGTYPNRDQPGGYAEYSRLLAQFIRDVRTDLQTPELPVVIGVLGVGGPTELYGPDQQRYRSTHQEFRQAMAAPAKMNEFDQTVVAVLTERYWDQEVVRLRQKEKTIKPRIDELKTQTKAGDLSRQASLQAIESLYKNTFSEEELTRLRESVSNGDYHYMGSASILAPIGKAFADAMATLVTKSQSSTKSN
- a CDS encoding ThuA domain-containing protein encodes the protein MKRSCVALVLTSLFLLAGDALAETKKVVLVAGKPSHPPGMHEFNAGVQLMTKCLQGQADLEVEFVLNGWPKDESIFDDADAVVFFMDGGGRHEIVQEKGRRLRIIQGWTENGMGLGFMHYGVEVVPDQAGKEMQRWIGGHYAHMFSCNPIWEPGFTTFPEHPIANGVKPFKIKDEWYFNMRFLSDIDGNEATETNGMTFTPILVASPSDDVRDGPYVYPKGPYEHIQASSGRAEAMMWAVERPDGGRGFGFTGGHFHNNWGDENFRKVVLNAVLWIAKADVPVNGVQSDVSKTDLDANLDPK
- a CDS encoding HDOD domain-containing protein, with translation MTNEKTIQRIERLIQRPDLLHTPPEVAQSLLQLTQQEDCTTMEIVECIRTDPAMASRVMRLVNSPRFGLTAPVTNLNQAVTLLGQRSMRLIAMTFSITHAFSHGSARVLYNDFWRRALTVASASFQLSKRFSEVDAQDAYTTGLLAHVGTLLLAQAEGEWYLAFYQQHVGLELPIAERDCYGVDHAEIGGMLLRNWNFPDTIVSSVRDHLDDRARSPLAQIVRGGALISGAIWDANSKSVNACRDLLQQRFGIDMEEFTELVLKCRDEVILELEVYGVESKSPPDPTKLLELARQRYMETSLQSALEMDSFDSIFEQNL
- a CDS encoding ABC transporter permease subunit/CPBP intramembrane protease, which produces MALDSSKLPPERSAARPRSLGTGRRLLRLCQKELRETLRDRRTIITLLMMPLLVYPLLSMALNRFLLSAAREADQIPYAIGVATDEEGTALLTWLESPLSQPPQAIVDSSNGRVAKFDVINTSGDSPPEDALKAGMVDLAAFIDDGAPPTIRLRSLKGNNVSEAAARIVTERLHWLRLSYAEAAASKQQNYLPPPRIDLGNVGDAEAPSMLGTIVPLVLVLMTITGAVYPAIDLTAGERERGTMESLMASPVPRTFILFSKYVAVVTVALLTAIANMLAMFTTLWIGGLLPLITGGEQGFPWLEIVQILLLLVLFSAFFSAVLLSLTSFARSFKEAQAYLIPIMLLSLTPGMLSLLPGVTLSGPLAIAPLINIVLLAREVLQGTASALPAVVTIFSTIGYAGAAVAVASMCFGVDAVSRTSGQTFASMLHRPKKHSPSPSPQTAAMTLALLVPAYYIISNSLMRIVPGLDIGIVLVLSAVTLILVFGLIPLLAAKFTKSALSTTYQLTMPNWISFVGALLIGMGAWVFAHELFVLAQQLGIGILDEEKIAKTQKTVENFKLAPAWLLIACLALTPAVIEEFCFRGFLFTSLRNILSPWRTIFATAVLFGLFHVITGNTLLVERFLPTTLLGIILGWLAFRTGSVWPGVLMHFTHNALLELVAKYQDQLTFLGDGSADQWHLPMTWLASLSLVTLAGLATVWFGSRSVTIDPSQTPKPVGQAAA
- a CDS encoding DUF1553 domain-containing protein, giving the protein MRPPTLLTIACLLACGPAFASPQESQREAEFLNQYCADCHSGDGAEADFRVDDLVEDPESHSKLTWMTVWRIVEEKTMPPEDAEQPDDEARQRFLGDLVHSHQLEIHADSTDHWSFHPITVKPASSEQGIDLTTAIDQAIEVKLNENGLSRSPVADRRTLIRRATLDLTGLPPTIESVNTFVSDRRPDDEAFGTVIERLLASDAYGERWAQHWLDVIRWAETVGFETNAERRNAYHYRDWVIQAFNDDMPYDEFIRHQIVGDVTGQDAALGFLVAGPANLPGQVGRDIEAMRQARQDELDEVIRTVSQSFFGLTIGCARCHDHKFDPISQRDYYSMQAIFAGLSYGDRRLRGALNDDWATRVPAIDRELALLTDELEAFRVDHQLRHPVTGVTTEAFAPIDAAAMRMTITQTTNGTASLYELEAFTVRSGTEDATNVALAKSGAQSSASSYALANQTRHHENAIDGSIDKRQAFPWVAAKSGEAWIQVDFARPTKIDRVVWHAGQSTPVEYTIEILRPSDQEWVTVADSRDRLPIIADRRQPDRISLAGVPTDQVQTLVDLLSKIRSLQSQRSRFANGPQTYAARFDDSPEPTFLLLRGDPMRRADQVSPLPPKALLTEIPKGDAGLPNDDAEVTAEVGRRLTLVNHLTDPEHPLTARVIVNRVWQHHFGVGLVQTASDLGKMGAEPSHPVLLDRLAAELIDHQWSLKWLHRQIMMSKTYRQDSLPRDDAIAIDAESRLLWRFPPRRIDAETIRDSMLMISGKLNRTKGGKGFDFFNRRGGLSDYHPKETFDESGWRRMIYAHKIRMQSIDIFGSFDCPDAGQMTPRRNESVTPLQALGLFNSKFVMRQAAYFASRLQPDDVSAERSLAEVVDEAWQIVFSRHPQPEELELMVKLADQHGIEQVCRVLFNSSEFLYLK